A single genomic interval of Peromyscus leucopus breed LL Stock chromosome 7, UCI_PerLeu_2.1, whole genome shotgun sequence harbors:
- the LOC114695297 gene encoding olfactory receptor 7D4-like: MKAGNQTSILEFLLVGFSQDAEHQPMLFGLFLLMFVVAVLGNLLIILAVSSDSHLHTPMYFFLSNLSFSDICFISTTIPKMLVNIQTQNKSITYAGCIAQMYFFMVFGGMDTFLLTLMAYDRFVAICHPLHYPVIMNPQLCGLLVLVSWFISFSYSLIQSLLMLRLSFCTNQIIKHFYCELAQALNVACSDTLLNHILLYIVTCILGFVPFSGILYSYSQIVSSILRIPSTDGKYKAFSTCGSHLSVVSLFYGTGLGVYLSSDETSSSWKGMVASVMYTVVTPMLNPFIYSLRNKDIKKALQTLGRMLFVK; the protein is encoded by the coding sequence ATGAAAGCAGGAAACCAAACaagtattttagaatttttgCTTGTGGGGTTTTCCCAAGATGCAGAGCATCAACCCATGCTATTTGGACTGTTTCTGCTCATGTTTGTGGTCGCTGTGCTTGGGAATTTGCTCATTATCCTGGCTGTCAGCTCTGACTCCCACctccacactcccatgtacttcttcctctccaaccTGTCCTTTTCTGACATTTGTTTCATCTCTACAACCATCCCTAAGATGTTGGTAAACATCCAAACACAGAACAAGTCCATCACCTATGCAGGATGCATTGCCCAGATGTATTTTTTCATGGTCTTTGGAGGCATGGACACATTTCTCCTCACTTTGATGGCCTATGACCGATTTGTGGCCATCTGCCACCCCCTTCACTACCCAGTCATCATGAACCCCCAACTGTGTGGCTTGCTGGTTCTTGTGTCCTGGTTCATCAGCTTCTCATACTCTCTGATCCAGAGTCTGTTGATGCTACGGCTGTCCTTCTGCACCAATCAGATAATTAAACACTTTTACTGTGAACTTGCTCAGGCACTCAATGTAGCCTGCTCAGACACACTGCTCAATCATATCCTTCTTTATATTGTGACTTGTATTCTTGGCTTTGTTCCTTTTTCAGGGATCCTTTATTCCTATTCTCAGATTGTCTCCTCCATTCTGAGAATCCCATCAACAGATGGAAAATATAAGGCATTTTCTACCTGTGGGTCTCATCTTTCAGTGGTTTCATTATTCTATGGGACAGGTCTTGGTGTGTACCTTAGTTCTGATGAAACTTCCTCTTCTTGGAAGGGCATGGTGGCCTCAGTAATGTACACAGTGGTCACTCCTATGCTGAACCCTTTTATCTACAGCTTGAGGAACAAAGACATTAAGAAGGCCTTACAAACACTTGGGAGAATGCTTTTTGTTAAGTGA